From a single Triplophysa rosa linkage group LG1, Trosa_1v2, whole genome shotgun sequence genomic region:
- the tk2 gene encoding thymidine kinase 2, mitochondrial isoform X1 has product MTVNFLKDICRVVLPLCSHKYLPSNVFARQTPILKRHLIGHAWSSRIHSRSASLSKLVRNGENKKSVIWLEGNIASGKTTCLEYFSKTSDIEVLTEPVSKWRNVHGCNPLGLMYQDPTRWGLTLQTYVQLTMLDRHVSPMTAPIRMLERSIYSAKYIFVENLYKSGKMPEVDFAVLSEWFEWIIKNIDIPVDLIVYLQTSPQTCYERLKQRCREEEKVIPMEYLESIHNLYEDWLIHQKSFNVPAPVLVIPADHDLEKMLHQYEENREKILMANCS; this is encoded by the exons ATGACTGTTAACTTTTTAAAAGATATTTGTCGTGTCGTTTTACCTTTGTGTTCACACAAATATCTGCCATCAAATGTGTTTGCACGTCAGACTCCTATTCTGAAGAGGCATTTGATCGGACATGCGTGGAGCAGCAGAATCCACAGCCGCAGCGCATCTCTCA GCAAACTGGTCAGAAATGGCGAGAATAAGAAATCTGTG ATTTGGTTGGAGGGAAATATTGCAAGTGGGAAGACAACATGTCTGGAGTACTTCAGCAAAACCAGTGACATTGAG GTTTTGACCGAGCCTGTGTCTAAATGGAGGAATGTGCACGGATGCAATCCATTG ggTTTGATGTACCAGGACCCAACTAGATGGGGGCTCACCCTTCAGACATACGTCCAACTGACAATGTTGGATCGACATGTCTCACCAATG ACAGCACCAATCAGAATGCTGGAAAGGTCCATCTACAGTGCAAAGTACATTTTTGTGGAGAATCTTTATAAAAG TGGAAAGATGCCTGAAGTGGACTTTGCTGTTTTAAGTGAATGGTTTGAGTGGATCATTAAGAACATAGACATTCCCGTGGACCTTATTG TTTACCTGCAGACCTCTCCACAGACCTGCTATGAGAGGCTTAAGCAGAGGtgcagagaggaagagaaggTTATTCCAATG GAATACTTAGAATCAATCCATAACCTGTATGAAGACTGGCTAATTCATCAGAAGTCCTTTAATGTCCCTGCTCCAGTCCTT GTAATCCCAGCAGATCACGATCTTGAGAAGATGCTGCATCAGTATGAGGAGAACAGAGAGAAGATATTAATGGCAAATTGCTCTTGA
- the tk2 gene encoding thymidine kinase 2, mitochondrial isoform X2 produces MTVNFLKDICRVVLPLCSHKYLPSNVFARQTPILKRHLIGHAWSSRIHSRSASLSKLVRNGENKKSVIWLEGNIASGKTTCLEYFSKTSDIEVLTEPVSKWRNVHGCNPLGLMYQDPTRWGLTLQTYVQLTMLDRHVSPMTAPIRMLERSIYSAKYIFVENLYKSGKMPEVDFAVLSEWFEWIIKNIDIPVDLIVYLQTSPQTCYERLKQRCREEEKVIPMEYLESIHNLYEDWLIHQKSFNVPAPVLVGR; encoded by the exons ATGACTGTTAACTTTTTAAAAGATATTTGTCGTGTCGTTTTACCTTTGTGTTCACACAAATATCTGCCATCAAATGTGTTTGCACGTCAGACTCCTATTCTGAAGAGGCATTTGATCGGACATGCGTGGAGCAGCAGAATCCACAGCCGCAGCGCATCTCTCA GCAAACTGGTCAGAAATGGCGAGAATAAGAAATCTGTG ATTTGGTTGGAGGGAAATATTGCAAGTGGGAAGACAACATGTCTGGAGTACTTCAGCAAAACCAGTGACATTGAG GTTTTGACCGAGCCTGTGTCTAAATGGAGGAATGTGCACGGATGCAATCCATTG ggTTTGATGTACCAGGACCCAACTAGATGGGGGCTCACCCTTCAGACATACGTCCAACTGACAATGTTGGATCGACATGTCTCACCAATG ACAGCACCAATCAGAATGCTGGAAAGGTCCATCTACAGTGCAAAGTACATTTTTGTGGAGAATCTTTATAAAAG TGGAAAGATGCCTGAAGTGGACTTTGCTGTTTTAAGTGAATGGTTTGAGTGGATCATTAAGAACATAGACATTCCCGTGGACCTTATTG TTTACCTGCAGACCTCTCCACAGACCTGCTATGAGAGGCTTAAGCAGAGGtgcagagaggaagagaaggTTATTCCAATG GAATACTTAGAATCAATCCATAACCTGTATGAAGACTGGCTAATTCATCAGAAGTCCTTTAATGTCCCTGCTCCAGTCCTTGTG GGCAGGTAA